From one Caldithrix abyssi DSM 13497 genomic stretch:
- a CDS encoding IS1182 family transposase translates to MSFITYNRSQMNLFGYSVEDFARDDPKSRFVVELVSRLDLSALYSRYSSQGGDSYAPDMMLALWFYAYSNGITSTRKLEELCKYDTRYIYITGNQHPDHSTLSRFRKAHLDLLDQYFVEILLIAQAEGISSFNQIAIDGTKIKAHSSKRHGYTEDQLDKRIEKLRAEIKQYMQRCNFVEQGATDELDLETLRAEKERLERLEKEILERKAQLKERKKQLKSEHRSRHQINVKEPDARMMPSVDGPGYNAQLGVDMSSHLIVAHEVVSQPNDQGQFIPIQEQVEKNLGSDDKRSYTADSGYHNSADLKELEEKQIDAVIADPQLSNRSIKETPTSKEELQKEERKLKRSDFVYHEQGDYYECPAGKKLFPVERNSERIVYRSNDCQDCPLINLCISSKKKVKQIHRSVNESYCERMAKKLQTSAAQERLKKRSVTVEPVFGNLKHNLGYRGFSLSGLNNVRSEFTLMCIGHNINVLFKNMLGKRLAAFITASQEKDDLLILFSKNILAFLILYFAQRLRMRKNYQYRRI, encoded by the coding sequence ATGAGTTTTATTACTTATAATCGCTCACAAATGAATCTCTTTGGCTATAGTGTGGAAGATTTTGCCAGAGACGATCCAAAGAGTCGATTTGTAGTGGAGTTGGTTTCGCGCCTTGATTTAAGTGCACTTTATTCCCGTTATAGTTCGCAAGGCGGTGATTCTTATGCCCCAGACATGATGCTTGCCTTATGGTTTTATGCTTATAGTAACGGCATTACCAGCACCCGTAAGCTGGAGGAATTGTGTAAATATGATACGCGCTACATTTATATCACTGGGAATCAGCATCCGGATCATAGTACATTAAGTCGTTTTCGCAAGGCACATTTGGATTTATTAGACCAATATTTTGTAGAGATACTTTTAATTGCCCAGGCCGAAGGCATAAGTAGTTTCAACCAGATAGCCATAGATGGCACGAAAATCAAAGCGCACAGCAGTAAGCGTCATGGCTACACTGAGGATCAATTAGACAAACGTATAGAGAAGTTAAGAGCAGAGATCAAGCAATACATGCAGCGCTGTAATTTTGTAGAACAGGGGGCCACGGATGAATTAGATTTAGAAACTCTTCGAGCGGAGAAAGAACGGCTTGAGCGCTTAGAGAAAGAGATATTAGAACGTAAAGCCCAATTGAAAGAGCGTAAGAAACAGCTCAAATCAGAACATCGTTCAAGACATCAAATAAATGTAAAAGAGCCGGATGCCCGCATGATGCCTTCGGTGGATGGGCCGGGTTATAACGCACAATTAGGCGTAGATATGTCCAGTCATTTAATTGTAGCCCATGAAGTGGTAAGCCAGCCCAACGACCAGGGTCAATTCATACCGATCCAAGAACAAGTAGAGAAGAATCTTGGTTCAGATGATAAGCGATCTTACACAGCCGATTCCGGTTATCACAATAGCGCAGACCTAAAAGAATTGGAAGAAAAGCAGATCGATGCCGTAATAGCCGATCCCCAGTTATCCAATCGTTCGATAAAGGAGACACCGACCTCCAAGGAAGAATTGCAAAAAGAAGAAAGAAAACTAAAACGAAGTGATTTTGTGTATCATGAACAGGGAGATTACTATGAATGTCCGGCGGGTAAGAAGCTTTTTCCAGTTGAGAGGAATAGCGAACGGATCGTATATCGTTCCAATGATTGTCAGGACTGTCCCTTAATTAATTTATGTATTTCCAGTAAAAAGAAAGTTAAGCAAATCCATCGTTCAGTTAATGAGAGTTATTGCGAACGTATGGCGAAAAAGTTACAAACTTCAGCGGCGCAGGAACGACTAAAGAAGCGTTCGGTGACAGTTGAACCTGTTTTTGGTAATTTGAAGCATAATTTAGGCTATCGTGGATTTTCCTTATCTGGTCTTAATAATGTTCGTAGTGAATTTACGTTAATGTGTATTGGGCATAATATTAATGTTCTATTTAAAAATATGTTAGGGAAACGTTTAGCAGCGTTTATAACAGCATCACAAGAAAAAGATGATCTATTAATTTTATTTTCAAAGAATATTTTGGCGTTTTTAATTCTATATTTTGCCCAACGTTTAAGAATGAGAAAAAATTATCAATATCGGAGAATATAA
- a CDS encoding DUF1648 domain-containing protein, translating into MKFLRINQNAFFCTTMWGMTLAGIGTQIYFYPRLPERVAIHFNALGDATGWASKTTLLIIDIGVLLFMAALFQLMLYYLPKKPEELINIPHKDYWFSPEKRELTVKRVSRYLLWFSNLTLLFLVGLFYLTAEVNYYQTFRLGNLFWLLIGLYLAAIFFLTVELMLFFFKTPRK; encoded by the coding sequence ATGAAGTTTTTGCGCATTAATCAAAACGCCTTTTTTTGCACGACCATGTGGGGAATGACGCTTGCCGGCATTGGCACGCAGATTTACTTCTACCCGCGGTTGCCGGAGCGCGTTGCCATCCATTTTAATGCCCTGGGCGACGCTACCGGCTGGGCTTCCAAAACAACGCTTCTTATCATTGACATCGGCGTTCTTCTTTTTATGGCCGCTCTTTTTCAATTAATGCTCTACTATCTTCCTAAAAAACCGGAAGAGTTAATTAACATCCCGCACAAAGATTACTGGTTTTCGCCCGAAAAAAGAGAGCTGACCGTAAAAAGGGTCAGCCGCTATTTATTGTGGTTTTCTAATCTCACGCTTTTATTTCTGGTGGGGCTGTTCTATTTAACCGCCGAGGTGAATTATTATCAAACGTTCAGGCTGGGGAATCTTTTCTGGCTGTTAATCGGCCTTTATCTGGCCGCCATTTTTTTCCTGACGGTGGAGTTGATGCTCTTTTTCTTTAAAACGCCTCGCAAGTGA
- a CDS encoding trypsin-like peptidase domain-containing protein, translating to MRKLFVLVLVPLLIFAGDNLEDQIRKARQKVFPALVHIQPIKEFVDSGEPQKVQVTGSGFIFSEDGYVLTNNHVAEKARFVMCTLSSKKEVEAEVIGLDPWTDLAVLKLKLGKNGLKKVPFARLGNSDGLQVGQVVLALGSPLGLARSLTLGVISSVDRYFDQSGSMTSPYNLWIQTDAAINPGNSGGPLVNLKGEVIGINARAITFGENLGFAIPINTAKFVIKQLMEKGEVERAWIGAEWQEIKGLRAYLNKPDLQGVLLREVEKNSPAEKAGLKAGFVVTEINGKKVAAVYQEELPKVRLLVSTLPVGKQITLKYLDQHLRPGQVSLVPKKQGKFSGNEYYCKEWGMSVKEITPRIRKNFRLSEADRVLITGVQLGGPAQEAGVFRAAVLTKIDDQPIKSIDQFITNYENQYSKDGKDHLLWLKIGDVNRFALIKGKDSQ from the coding sequence ATGCGTAAACTATTTGTTTTAGTCCTCGTCCCCCTGCTGATCTTTGCCGGGGACAATCTGGAAGATCAAATTCGTAAGGCGCGCCAGAAGGTCTTCCCCGCTCTGGTACACATTCAGCCCATTAAAGAATTTGTGGATTCGGGCGAGCCGCAAAAAGTGCAGGTAACGGGTAGCGGATTTATCTTTTCGGAAGACGGCTATGTGTTGACCAATAACCATGTGGCGGAAAAAGCGCGTTTTGTTATGTGCACGCTATCTTCTAAAAAAGAAGTGGAAGCGGAGGTGATCGGTCTGGACCCCTGGACAGACCTGGCCGTGCTCAAGCTAAAACTGGGAAAAAACGGACTTAAAAAAGTGCCCTTTGCCAGGCTGGGCAACAGCGACGGATTGCAGGTGGGCCAGGTAGTGCTGGCTTTAGGTTCGCCTTTGGGCCTGGCGCGTTCGCTGACTCTGGGCGTAATCAGCTCCGTGGACCGCTATTTTGACCAGTCCGGCAGCATGACTTCGCCCTACAATTTGTGGATTCAAACCGACGCGGCAATTAACCCGGGCAATTCGGGTGGCCCGCTGGTAAATCTGAAAGGCGAGGTGATTGGCATTAACGCCAGGGCCATTACTTTTGGCGAGAATCTGGGCTTTGCCATTCCCATTAATACGGCAAAGTTTGTGATTAAGCAGTTAATGGAAAAGGGCGAGGTGGAAAGGGCCTGGATCGGCGCGGAATGGCAGGAAATTAAAGGGCTGCGCGCCTATCTCAATAAACCAGATTTGCAGGGCGTTTTGCTGCGCGAAGTGGAAAAAAATTCTCCGGCGGAAAAAGCAGGCTTAAAAGCCGGTTTTGTGGTTACGGAAATCAACGGGAAAAAAGTTGCGGCCGTCTATCAGGAAGAGCTGCCCAAAGTGCGCTTGCTGGTTTCCACTCTTCCGGTGGGCAAACAGATCACTTTGAAATATCTGGATCAGCACCTGCGCCCCGGTCAGGTTTCACTCGTGCCCAAAAAGCAGGGGAAGTTCAGCGGAAATGAATATTATTGTAAAGAGTGGGGCATGTCCGTCAAGGAGATTACGCCGCGCATCCGAAAAAATTTCCGCTTAAGTGAGGCGGACAGGGTGTTGATTACCGGCGTTCAACTGGGTGGCCCGGCGCAGGAAGCCGGGGTGTTTAGAGCCGCGGTGCTGACCAAAATAGACGATCAGCCCATTAAAAGCATCGACCAGTTCATCACCAATTACGAAAATCAGTACAGCAAAGACGGAAAAGATCATCTGTTGTGGCTAAAAATCGGCGATGTGAATCGTTTTGCGTTAATTAAAGGAAAAGACAGCCAATGA
- a CDS encoding dUTPase, which yields MMDLLKMIFDKQYELNKRILKERHGQDYDRLCDQNNNDPETVAERVKWLLNYNRAQIHESIELEDSLPWKWWKDMDEIDWDNIRIELIDELHFWVSKCQLVGLDPQKLADLYLKKNQLNQIRQDKGYGSKYSKYDENGVEDNKRLDEILKEEQKGNDS from the coding sequence ATGATGGATTTGTTGAAGATGATCTTTGATAAACAATACGAACTCAATAAACGCATTTTAAAAGAACGACACGGACAGGATTACGATCGGCTGTGCGATCAAAATAACAATGATCCTGAAACCGTTGCCGAGCGCGTGAAGTGGTTGTTAAACTACAATCGGGCGCAAATTCACGAATCGATCGAGCTGGAGGATTCACTCCCCTGGAAATGGTGGAAAGATATGGATGAAATCGACTGGGATAATATTCGTATTGAACTGATTGACGAATTACATTTTTGGGTTAGTAAATGCCAGTTGGTTGGATTGGATCCGCAAAAACTGGCCGATCTGTATTTGAAAAAGAATCAACTCAACCAGATTCGGCAGGATAAAGGCTATGGCTCAAAATATTCCAAATACGATGAGAACGGCGTGGAAGACAATAAACGTCTGGATGAAATATTAAAAGAAGAACAGAAGGGAAACGATTCTTAA
- a CDS encoding DUF6599 family protein: protein MKAIKLIIFFLIIFNGAFAMQITSEDSSFMTDILPDTLNGWRSEGSDQIYTAENLYEFINGGAELYLSYGFKKLYHRTYVRKDYPDILVDVFDMGSAANAFGVFMHTREKVEAAFGQGSEYVQGFLNFWKDRFYISILTMAETPQSKAALFKLAAQIDAQIPQKGEIPDLVRKLPQEGLKPASVRYFHHYIWLNSYLYLSHDNILNISEKERIALGKYSDGSTLVIIQYENIEKAKNSYQTLGQKYFPEMKKNDVFKVRNIFLTFNLHPPYLIIAANDQSADGLKKLVQKTIAQLK, encoded by the coding sequence ATGAAAGCGATTAAGTTAATCATTTTCTTTTTGATAATTTTTAACGGAGCATTTGCCATGCAGATAACCTCAGAAGATTCGTCCTTCATGACCGATATTTTACCAGATACTCTGAACGGCTGGCGCTCCGAAGGTTCAGACCAAATTTACACGGCAGAAAATTTGTACGAGTTCATTAACGGCGGGGCGGAACTCTATCTCTCGTACGGATTTAAGAAACTTTACCACCGAACCTATGTACGCAAAGATTATCCGGATATTCTGGTGGATGTGTTTGACATGGGAAGTGCGGCCAATGCCTTTGGCGTTTTTATGCACACGCGCGAGAAGGTGGAAGCCGCCTTTGGACAGGGATCGGAATATGTGCAGGGTTTTTTGAATTTCTGGAAAGACCGCTTTTACATTTCCATCTTAACCATGGCCGAAACACCTCAGAGTAAAGCGGCGTTGTTCAAACTGGCCGCGCAAATCGATGCTCAAATTCCCCAAAAAGGAGAAATCCCCGACCTGGTGCGCAAGTTGCCGCAAGAGGGCCTTAAGCCAGCATCCGTCCGTTATTTTCATCATTACATCTGGCTCAACAGCTATCTTTACCTTTCTCATGACAATATCCTGAACATTTCAGAGAAAGAGCGCATCGCGCTCGGAAAATACAGCGACGGCTCAACGCTGGTAATCATCCAGTACGAGAACATCGAAAAAGCAAAAAACTCCTACCAGACGCTTGGCCAAAAATACTTTCCGGAAATGAAGAAAAACGATGTTTTCAAAGTCCGAAATATCTTCCTGACATTCAATTTACATCCTCCCTACCTGATCATTGCAGCTAACGATCAAAGCGCAGACGGGCTGAAAAAATTAGTGCAAAAAACCATCGCTCAATTAAAATAG
- a CDS encoding DUF362 domain-containing protein produces MSSAITRRSFLKTGIAAGAALYLPLSAPLFSQSESRKKSTVILIRRKDLFSKTGKIQPEVVQEMLDEALLKLTGRENIHAAWTSIINKDDMVGIKSNVWRPLPTPIEVESAIKKRLLQVGVKENNVDIDDRRVLRNPIFQKATALINVRPMRTHAWSGVGSLIKNYIMFVPRPADYHPDSCADLAAIWKLPIVKDKTRLNILVMFTPLFHGMGPHHFNPRFTWRYNGLLVGFDPVAVDAVGVQIIQAKRRLYFGEDRPINPPPKHIVLAETRHALGYANPQKIELITLGWQKDLLL; encoded by the coding sequence ATGTCTTCTGCCATAACCCGTCGATCTTTTTTAAAGACCGGCATAGCCGCCGGCGCGGCGCTGTATTTGCCTTTAAGCGCGCCGCTTTTCAGTCAAAGCGAGAGCCGAAAAAAATCAACTGTCATTCTGATTCGCCGTAAAGATTTGTTCTCTAAAACAGGCAAAATACAGCCCGAAGTGGTTCAGGAGATGCTGGACGAGGCTCTGTTGAAGTTAACCGGCAGGGAAAACATCCATGCCGCCTGGACGTCCATTATTAACAAAGACGACATGGTGGGTATTAAAAGCAATGTCTGGCGTCCGCTGCCAACGCCGATTGAGGTGGAATCGGCCATTAAAAAGCGCCTTTTGCAGGTGGGCGTAAAAGAAAACAACGTGGATATTGATGATCGGCGCGTATTGCGGAATCCGATCTTTCAAAAGGCCACGGCGCTAATTAACGTGCGCCCCATGCGCACCCATGCCTGGTCGGGCGTTGGCAGTTTGATTAAAAACTACATCATGTTTGTTCCGCGTCCGGCAGATTATCATCCGGATTCCTGCGCAGACCTGGCGGCCATCTGGAAGCTGCCGATTGTCAAAGACAAAACGCGGTTGAATATTTTGGTCATGTTTACGCCGCTTTTTCATGGTATGGGGCCGCACCACTTTAACCCGAGGTTTACCTGGCGTTACAACGGATTGCTGGTGGGTTTTGATCCGGTGGCTGTGGATGCGGTGGGCGTACAAATCATCCAGGCCAAACGCCGACTCTATTTTGGAGAGGATCGTCCGATTAATCCGCCGCCCAAACATATTGTTCTGGCAGAAACGCGTCACGCCCTTGGTTACGCGAACCCGCAAAAAATTGAATTGATAACCCTTGGTTGGCAGAAAGATTTATTACTTTAA
- a CDS encoding PDZ domain-containing protein, translating into MKYLFHLILLLSFIINAQAQKSWQKINERYSDKVVVISYFEPLLSFEEIKDKERVKRYLTGIVVDERGLIMTSAAIYPANIEFSASANMMASAQLPSDIKVKWGNGKELPAEFIGKDEDLSIAFIRLKDSVSTRPVQFQNKGQLQLGQKIILLHHLPASYDFANIMIERRINALSDEGEKRFYFENNFLSLSDFGLALDENGNAIGYHYLGRENVRRRMPFANVGAGQLGRIVLFERFAPLIKEPPFFKHKATVRKKWLGIYMQPFTRDLARYFGQPELHGVLVSTIIQNSPAEAAGLLPGDVITRMNDVPLKADKESDLNIFRQMIRSQTVDTITLEIFRKNHFLLKKVNLRGSPISQFMAEEIANQKLGFSAKELTRDVILSRNLEPDTRGVWVSRVERAGWADIAGLQIGDLIETVNETPIETLDDLKKVLKEIERQKPKFVKMFIQRNGSTRFLFIKTNYQQTNRGDE; encoded by the coding sequence ATGAAGTATCTGTTTCATCTTATTTTATTGTTGAGTTTTATCATAAACGCGCAGGCGCAAAAAAGCTGGCAAAAAATAAATGAGCGCTACTCCGACAAAGTGGTGGTCATTAGTTATTTTGAGCCATTGCTTTCCTTTGAAGAAATTAAAGATAAAGAAAGAGTAAAGCGTTATTTAACCGGCATTGTGGTCGATGAGCGCGGCTTAATTATGACCTCTGCCGCCATTTATCCGGCGAACATTGAATTTTCGGCTTCGGCCAATATGATGGCTTCGGCGCAGCTGCCGTCGGATATTAAGGTTAAATGGGGCAACGGTAAAGAGCTGCCGGCAGAATTTATCGGCAAAGATGAAGACCTGAGCATCGCTTTTATTCGTCTCAAAGATTCGGTAAGCACCCGGCCGGTGCAATTTCAAAACAAAGGCCAATTACAGCTCGGCCAAAAAATCATCCTGCTGCACCATCTGCCGGCAAGTTACGATTTTGCAAACATAATGATTGAGCGGCGCATCAACGCCCTTTCGGACGAGGGAGAAAAGCGGTTCTATTTTGAAAACAACTTTTTGTCCTTAAGCGATTTTGGCCTGGCCCTGGATGAAAACGGCAACGCTATCGGTTACCACTATCTGGGACGGGAAAACGTTAGGCGAAGAATGCCTTTTGCCAATGTGGGCGCCGGTCAGCTGGGCCGCATCGTGCTGTTTGAAAGATTTGCCCCGCTGATTAAAGAGCCGCCGTTTTTTAAACACAAGGCCACCGTTCGGAAAAAATGGCTGGGCATTTACATGCAACCGTTTACCAGAGATTTAGCGCGCTATTTTGGGCAGCCGGAATTGCACGGCGTTCTGGTCAGCACCATTATTCAAAATTCGCCGGCTGAAGCGGCAGGATTACTGCCCGGCGATGTCATTACCAGAATGAACGATGTTCCGCTAAAGGCAGATAAAGAAAGCGATTTAAATATCTTCCGCCAGATGATTCGCAGCCAGACGGTGGACACCATTACGCTGGAGATTTTCCGCAAAAACCATTTTTTGCTTAAAAAAGTGAACCTGCGCGGCTCTCCCATCAGCCAGTTTATGGCCGAAGAGATTGCCAATCAGAAGCTGGGATTCAGTGCAAAGGAATTGACAAGGGATGTCATTTTAAGCAGAAATCTGGAGCCGGATACGCGCGGCGTTTGGGTGAGTCGCGTGGAACGCGCCGGCTGGGCGGATATTGCCGGGTTACAAATCGGCGATTTAATTGAAACGGTGAACGAGACGCCCATCGAAACGTTAGACGATCTTAAAAAGGTACTTAAGGAAATTGAGCGGCAAAAACCGAAATTCGTAAAAATGTTTATTCAGCGCAACGGCAGCACGCGATTCTTATTTATTAAAACCAATTATCAACAAACAAATCGGGGAGATGAATGA
- the mgrA gene encoding L-glyceraldehyde 3-phosphate reductase, producing MSYLPAPTRYDAMAYRRSGRSGLKLPVVSLGLWHNFGGVDSLENAREMIRRAFDLGITHFDLANNYGPPPGSAEENFGRILAQDLRSYRDELVISTKAGWQMWPGPYGDWGSRKYLVASLDQSLKRMGLDYVDIFYHHRPDPETPLEETMGALDYIVRSGRALYVGISSYNHEQTRKAAKILKELGTPFIIHQPKYNMFDRWIENGLLKVLKQEGIGCIVFSPLAQGMLTNKYLKDIPADSRAAKAHGFLSKEDITPERLKKIRKLNEIARARGQSLAQMAIAWTLRYPTITSALIGASRVEQIEDCVAAINNLEFSEKELKEIEKILAG from the coding sequence ATGTCCTATTTACCCGCTCCCACTCGATATGACGCCATGGCGTACCGACGTTCCGGACGAAGTGGATTAAAATTGCCCGTTGTTTCGCTCGGTTTATGGCATAATTTTGGCGGCGTGGATTCTCTTGAAAACGCCAGAGAAATGATCCGTCGCGCTTTTGACCTTGGCATCACACATTTTGATCTGGCCAATAATTACGGCCCGCCTCCGGGTTCAGCCGAAGAAAATTTCGGGCGCATTCTGGCTCAGGATTTGCGCTCATATCGCGATGAGCTGGTAATCTCCACCAAAGCCGGCTGGCAAATGTGGCCGGGCCCTTACGGCGACTGGGGCTCCAGAAAATATCTGGTGGCCAGCCTTGACCAGAGCTTAAAGCGCATGGGGCTGGATTATGTGGATATTTTTTATCATCATCGCCCGGACCCGGAAACGCCGTTAGAAGAAACCATGGGCGCGCTGGATTACATCGTGCGCAGCGGAAGGGCTTTGTATGTGGGCATTTCTTCGTACAACCATGAGCAAACACGCAAGGCGGCCAAAATCCTCAAAGAACTGGGAACGCCGTTTATCATTCATCAGCCCAAATACAATATGTTTGACCGCTGGATCGAAAATGGTTTGCTCAAAGTTTTGAAGCAGGAAGGCATTGGCTGCATTGTGTTTTCGCCGCTGGCTCAGGGAATGCTGACCAATAAATATTTGAAAGACATCCCGGCAGATTCGCGGGCCGCCAAAGCCCACGGCTTTCTGAGCAAAGAAGACATTACCCCGGAACGCCTGAAAAAAATCAGAAAATTAAACGAAATAGCCCGCGCAAGGGGACAGTCGCTGGCGCAAATGGCCATCGCCTGGACGCTGCGATATCCAACCATTACTTCGGCCCTGATCGGCGCCAGTCGCGTAGAGCAAATTGAAGACTGCGTGGCCGCCATCAACAACCTGGAATTTAGCGAAAAAGAACTGAAAGAGATTGAAAAGATTCTGGCCGGATAA
- a CDS encoding SMP-30/gluconolactonase/LRE family protein: protein MKYFVFALAAILLSCQNQPAFNLQFEKVAQNLQFPEGPAWDGQNTLYFSNCYGNWLGMVQNDEVDTLLTVDSTQNCFRQTNGLTFHSDGYLYACDFGLGAIERFDRNGSCQIIEAGFNRPNDLAFGPEGHLYITDPKSYDKDTPDGCVYRYNFTIGKIELVADSLCFPNGIAFTADGKSVFVAESAQNRVLKFTVESDGKLTHRRIFAEMPGGDPDGIALDVRGNVYVAHFGAGRIAVFDPRGQLIASIPTPGKKPSNLEFADPDLKTLYVTEDETNALYRARVPIAGLALSYQQREGHESD from the coding sequence ATGAAATATTTTGTGTTTGCCCTTGCCGCCATTCTACTATCATGCCAGAATCAACCTGCGTTCAATTTGCAATTTGAGAAAGTGGCGCAAAACTTACAATTCCCGGAAGGCCCGGCCTGGGATGGCCAGAATACCCTTTATTTTTCCAATTGTTACGGAAACTGGCTGGGCATGGTGCAAAATGATGAAGTAGATACCCTGCTTACGGTTGATTCCACGCAAAATTGTTTTCGTCAAACCAACGGATTAACCTTTCATTCCGACGGGTATCTCTATGCCTGTGATTTTGGGCTTGGCGCCATAGAACGATTTGACAGGAACGGTAGCTGCCAGATCATCGAAGCCGGTTTCAATCGCCCCAACGACCTGGCCTTTGGCCCTGAGGGGCATTTGTACATTACCGATCCAAAGTCTTACGACAAAGACACCCCCGATGGTTGCGTTTACCGCTACAATTTTACCATTGGGAAGATTGAACTGGTGGCCGACAGCCTTTGTTTTCCCAACGGCATTGCCTTTACGGCCGACGGGAAAAGCGTTTTTGTCGCAGAATCGGCGCAAAACCGTGTGTTAAAATTTACGGTTGAATCGGACGGGAAACTGACCCATCGCCGGATTTTTGCCGAAATGCCGGGCGGAGACCCCGACGGCATTGCGCTGGATGTGCGAGGCAATGTTTATGTGGCCCATTTTGGCGCAGGGCGCATTGCGGTTTTCGATCCGCGCGGTCAATTGATCGCCTCCATACCGACGCCGGGCAAAAAACCTTCCAATCTTGAATTTGCCGATCCTGATCTAAAGACGCTTTATGTCACAGAAGACGAAACCAACGCTCTTTATCGGGCGCGCGTACCGATTGCCGGATTGGCGTTAAGCTATCAACAAAGGGAGGGCCATGAAAGCGATTAA
- the amrB gene encoding AmmeMemoRadiSam system protein B yields MIFANQSVSGEIKTKIRKPAVAGAFYPSSAKALQSMIESFLKKAQSPEIKDAITGIIAPHAGYVYSGGVAAYAYKVLQGRKIKRVVVISPSHVEYFSGAAVYDGTHYETPLGLIPVDAEFARKLAKKSDRLELSEHGHTINFQGRGEHALEVQLPFLQVVLDDFQLVPIVMGEQSYETARALGRALADLIEDDRTIIVASSDLSHFHSYQKAIELDKKVINAIKEWDYYNLSRNLQGRIWEACGGGPIVSLMIASEYLGATEARLLKYANSGDVPMGDKSRVVGYAAFVFVKAKKASANDESFSLDRKAQRKLLEIAKKAVETAVEKGGVYEPSADGIESIMQDRGAFVTLKINGRLRGCIGYTAPLKPLYLVVRDVAIQAATADPRFSPVTPAELPLLEYEISVLSPFRHVRHVNEIKIGRDGLLIKKGANVGLLLPQVPVEWGWDRETFLQETCRKAGLPRDAWQDEDADLFRFSAFVFGEG; encoded by the coding sequence TTGATATTTGCAAATCAGAGTGTTTCCGGGGAAATCAAAACAAAGATCAGAAAACCGGCAGTGGCCGGCGCTTTTTATCCTTCCAGCGCAAAAGCCTTGCAGTCGATGATCGAAAGTTTTTTAAAGAAGGCACAATCGCCGGAAATAAAGGATGCGATTACCGGAATCATTGCGCCACACGCCGGATATGTGTATTCGGGCGGGGTGGCGGCCTATGCTTACAAAGTTTTACAGGGCAGAAAGATCAAGCGTGTGGTGGTTATTTCTCCCAGTCATGTGGAATATTTCAGCGGAGCCGCTGTTTACGACGGCACGCATTACGAAACGCCGCTCGGTTTAATTCCAGTGGATGCCGAATTTGCCCGCAAACTGGCCAAAAAAAGCGATCGACTGGAACTCTCTGAACATGGGCACACCATCAATTTTCAGGGGCGTGGCGAACACGCGCTTGAAGTACAGCTGCCCTTTTTACAGGTGGTGCTGGATGATTTTCAACTGGTGCCCATTGTCATGGGCGAACAGAGCTATGAAACGGCCCGCGCCCTGGGACGCGCTCTGGCAGATTTGATCGAAGATGATCGGACAATCATCGTGGCCAGTTCCGACCTTTCGCACTTCCATTCCTATCAGAAGGCCATTGAGCTGGACAAAAAAGTAATCAACGCCATTAAGGAATGGGATTATTACAACCTTTCGCGTAATTTACAGGGCCGTATCTGGGAGGCCTGCGGCGGCGGCCCTATCGTCAGCCTGATGATTGCTTCCGAATATTTGGGCGCGACAGAGGCCAGACTGCTAAAATACGCCAATTCGGGCGATGTGCCCATGGGCGATAAAAGCCGCGTGGTGGGATATGCGGCGTTTGTCTTTGTAAAGGCAAAAAAGGCAAGTGCAAATGATGAGTCGTTTTCGTTAGATCGAAAGGCGCAGCGCAAATTACTGGAGATAGCTAAAAAAGCGGTGGAAACAGCGGTAGAAAAGGGCGGTGTTTACGAACCTTCCGCAGATGGCATCGAAAGCATTATGCAGGATCGCGGCGCATTTGTTACCTTAAAGATCAACGGAAGGCTACGCGGCTGCATCGGCTACACGGCGCCCTTAAAACCGCTTTATCTGGTGGTGCGCGACGTGGCCATTCAGGCGGCGACCGCTGATCCGCGTTTTAGTCCGGTTACGCCGGCCGAACTGCCATTGTTAGAATATGAAATATCGGTGCTTTCGCCGTTCCGCCATGTGCGCCATGTAAACGAAATCAAGATTGGCAGAGACGGCCTGCTGATTAAAAAGGGCGCCAACGTGGGCTTGCTGCTGCCGCAGGTGCCGGTGGAGTGGGGATGGGATCGAGAAACCTTTTTGCAGGAAACCTGTCGCAAGGCCGGTTTGCCGCGCGATGCCTGGCAGGACGAAGACGCCGATCTGTTTCGTTTTTCTGCCTTTGTCTTCGGCGAAGGCTAA